The DNA region CGCTGAATGAAAATCCAGCGCTGATCCAATGACCCAAGATCCTGCTGCaatttaattttccattttCAACTACACCCGACAATcagttttgttttttataaaagggttgtttgaaatcgaattttaacccctttcttgcatttttcttcaccaaaaattccaCAAGAATTATTTctagaaacataataaaaattatgtttattatttttatttttggatatttaggagtatttatttaattttttttaacttttaagccataaattatgcataatttgttgagttatggagtctacacttataataaactctacattgttaattagagtttattgggtttatcttttttggttttgggcttgggcttgggcctgaccaaagttttttaggtttattacctgaatgtttaccctataaatatgtgattattaagggtttacattgagagacagaattctagagagataaagtgtgaggcaaaaactctgtattccttcttcttcttcatagtaaatctggtggtggctgaagtggatgtagctcaatctgagtgaaccactataaatctgtgtgttcttgtgttcttctttcttgtgtttttacagattgttttcaaacaggtcggatttgggagatacaaatcctaacaactggtatcagagcagctaggctagatctgagcattggaaataatggcaagtgagaatagtataggacatgggattggaagatttgatgggacagattatgccttctggagaatgcagattgaagattatctctatggaaagaagcttcatgttcctttaagtgagaaaccagagaagatggatgaagctgaatggaaactccttgatagacaggttttgggagttgtccgattgacgctagccaagacagttgctcacaatgtagcaaaggagaagaccaccatgggtctgatgaaagctctttctgatatgtatgagaaaccatctgctaacaacaaggtacacttaatgaaaagactcttttacttaagaatggttgatggtacttctgtcactactcatttgaatgaattcaatacaattgtgaatcaattgctatctgttgaaattgattttggggatgaagttagtgccctgattttgttagcatctaccaaatagctgggaacctatgagagcagcaattagtaattcagttggaaatgctaaactgaaatttgttgaagttagagatcgtattcttgctgaagaggttcgtaaaattgattctggtgaaacattcaaaggttctgctctgaatgtggaaaacaggggaagaggtaatgatagaaatttcaaccgaggtaagagcagatctatgtcaaggagcaggaggagtcagtccaagtctgggcggacatttgagtgttggAATTGCGGTAAgcagggtcatttaaagaggaactgcaaagcaccgaagaaaaatggtgatgataaaaatgatgcagccaacgttattacagaatctgtcactgatgcgttacttctgtctgttgatagcccgatagattcatgggttttggactcgggagcgtCTTTTCACACCACtacccacaaagaattaatggagaattatgtggctggaaactgtgggaagttaatctcgcagatggtgagccactggatattgttggcatgggggacatcaaattgaagatgacaaatggttctgtttggaagattaataaggtgagacacattccaggtttaatgcgcaatttgatctctgttacacaacttgatgaagaaggtcacaatttcagttgtggaaatggtgcatggaaggtgactaaaggagcaattgttgttgctcgaggtcacaaaactggaacgttatacacgacttcaacttgcagagaaataGTTActgttgtagttgatgactcaaaGAACAGTGaattgtggcattgcaggttgggccatatgagcgaaaaagggatgaaaattcttgtgaagaatggacagattccagaactgaagtctgttgaacatcagttatgtgaaaattgcattcttggaaaacagaaacgagtgagtttcttaaaaactgggaaggagctcaagaaagaaagactagagttggtacacactgatgtgtggggacctgcacctgtttcttctattggcggatcatactactatgtgacttttatagatgattcaacaagaaaagtatgagtttactttatgaagcacaagtctgaagtatttgctattttcaagaagtggaaggatttggttgaaaatgaaacaaatcagaaagttaagtgcttgagatccgacaacggaggtgaatatatcaattcagatttcaaagagtattgtgctgagaatgggatcagtatggtgaagactgttccccgaacgcctcaagagaatggagtagctgaaagaataaatcgaacattgaacgagcgtgctagaagcatgagattgcatgcagggctgcctaaaaccttctgggcagaagctattaatactgctgcctatttgataaacaggggaccctctgttcctcttgaattcagaattcctgaagaagcttggagcaataaaaaggtaaatctttcttatttgaaagtgtttggttgtttatcatatgttcatattaatgaatgtgataggagcaagcttgatccaaagtctaataaatattttttcattagttatggtgatatcgagtttggttatcgtttctgggataatcaaaatcggaagatcattcgtagcagaaatgttatcttcaatgaataggttctctacaaagattatgttgggaagacatcagatggtgattccaagttggaagagactggtacagtcgatttgagacaattttcagctgaatatatatcggttgtcgaagaagaacaatgtgtttttgaagatgaaatcgttgagaacgtggctccagaggtaaatcagcaaacaccggttatacagttgagaagatcatcaaggaatcgaaaaccagttgagagatggtctccatctctgaactatatcttgttgacagatagaggtgaacctgaatgttatgaggaagcaatacaatctgatgaatcgattaagtgggagtctgctatgaaagatgagatagactctttgatgttgaatcagacttgggagctcactgagctaccaaatggaaagaaagcacttcacaataAATGGAttttcaggattaaagaagaacatgataaaaccatgaggtacaagacaagattggttgtgaaaggatttcaacagaaagaaggtattgactacaatgagatcttctctccagtagttaaattgatgacaatcagaactattttgagtttggttgtgaaagaagaccttcatcttcaacaaatggatgtcaaaactgcttttcttcatggtgatttagatgaagagatttacatgcgacaaccagaaggatttgaaatcaaaggaaaagatgagcttgtgtgcaagcttcagaagagtctgtatggtttgaaacaggctccaaggcaatggtacaagaagtttgatagcttcatgaaaagtaacaattttttgaggtgtgaagctgatcattgctgctatatcaaaaggtttgataaatcgtacattattcttcttctctacgttgatgacatgttgattgctggagcaagcttgtatgagattaacaagcttaagaaagagttgtctgaaaagtttgcaatgaaggatttgggtgctgctaaacaaatccttgggatgagaattttcagggatgaagaagttctcaagctttcacaagaagaatatgtgaagaaaattcttagcaggttcaacttgtatgatgcaaaaccagttactacccccttagctagtcacttcagactatctaaagatcaatcgccttcaacagaggaggagaaaaattacatggccactgttccgtatgcctctgccattggttgtattatgtatgcgatgatttgcacaagaccagacatagcacatgcagtgggagttgttagcagatttatgagcaatccgggtagacaacattgggaagcagtaaagtggatactacgatacttaagaggaagtacgggtctcgctttgtgttttcgaaagtctaatatgggtttagaaggatatgttgatgctgacaatggcggtgatgttgatagtaggaaaagcacaacatggtacatttatactctggaaggtactacaatcagttgggtatcaaaattgcagaagattgttgctctttctagttgtgaagcagagtatgttgctgtgacagaagctgctaaggagatgatgtggttacaaccctttttgcgagaattgggtcaagactacgaggaaagtgtgttgcgatgcgacagtcagagtgccattcatttgacaaagaatcctgtttatcatggcaggacgaagcatatacaggttcgttatcatttcatccggtcagctttagaagatggagtattagctcttgagaagattcccgtgagtgagaatccagctgatatgttgacgaaagttgtgacaaatgagaaactgaagttgtgtgcaacttcagttggtcttcttcgttaagaaaccgaatggaaagccactaccgatcgagagatgatgaagttagtctccaagtgggagattgttgagttatggagcctacacttataataaactctacattgttaattagagtttattgggtttatcttttttggttttgggcttgggcctgaccaaagttttttaggtttattacctgaatgtttaccctataaatatgtgattattaagggtttacattgagagacagaattctagagagataaagtgtgaggcaaaaactctgtattccttcttcttcttcatagtaaatctggtggtggctgaagtggatgtagctcaatttgagtgaaccactataaatctgtgtgttcttgtgttcttctttcttgtgtttttacagattgttttcaaacaggtcggatttgggagatacaaatcctaacataatttatgtttaaaatcataattaaataatttcaaccccttcttgggtttaatttgggtaaaataaatacaatatttttaaaaaaataggaaaatggattaagtatgtaactcgcaaacacacttaaccatttaatcaagCGTAGAACTTGCCACCCAGCGGACTCAAACCtaggaacttagggttagtattcACCTCTTATTTTAGCTAGACTAGAAGAGAGGATAAAATATGGCAACAGATTAAACATGtagcccacaaacacacttaatcatttaactagacACATaacttgtcgtctgacgggTTCGAACCCAGAACTTTAGGGTTATAATTTATTgagtttgtttaataaatataatattttaacttcaaattatttttggatttttatttaattttcataattagggtttaattattacaataattaaccctaatttgATCCTTAATCTctttttggattattttgaatataaaaattcaaaatatttttttattatttataaattatggaaggtcaaattttaatgtttacagttaataatttttttttttaattgtttgaatagGACGTGATaacttatgatattttaatttttaataatattataacatagagctaaataatatttttttaaattattttttatgatttagtTGGGATCTTTCTCATTAAATGTTGTGAAGTTTCTAAACTTTGGATCGATTCATTCATGAGTTTAGGGTTTGAGAAAACATAAAGAAACAAATGTTATAATCCCtgaaatatttatcaaatatcaatgaagttataaacttataaaatatctacaataaataatattcaataaattagGCATATTCTTAGttataaacatattttcacattcCCCTCCCATGATGAACATCCTTTAAGTTCATTCATTTTGTCTCAAAGATTAACAACAAGTCGAAGCTCCAAAAGACTTTTTAAAAATGTCAtcttgttaaattttttaatatatattgtaatggtattttatttttaaaaaaaagtagaacTAGAATGACACCCTACAACCATGACCCCTATTTAAACTCAAAACATTTTCAGATTTAATCAAACTCGTGACATTTTTGTGTCTTAAGCCGACTCAAAGCGTAATGGTTGAATAAAACTCTGTTTGAAATTGTCCCTCACAATATGACAATCTATGTTGAGGTGTTTCGTTATCTTGTGGAAGACTGAATTTTCAATAATGTGTATTGAAACTTGACTGTTATTGCATAGGGGAATCGACATATTGACTACAACATTGAAGTCTTTCAGTAGAAAAGTGATCAATTTCAGTTCACATACAGTGATGGCCATGCTTCGATATTCTATTTCTATAATGGATCGTGGGattgtgttttattttgtattattttccaAGACACCAAAGATCCTCTAAGCTCAACACAATAACCTGTAAAGGACCTTTGACTGTCTATAAAAGTTATCCAATCGACATCTGAAAAAGCACATTATTAGTATTACAAGAGTAAAATAGTCCAAGTGAAGACGTGTCTTTAAGGTATTTGACAACTTATAAGGCAACCTCTCAGTGGACTTCTAGCGGTTTCTACATGTactaatttagttatttaacaCTAAAACCAATATATTGGCTTGTAAAACCCAAGTAAATTAAATGTCCAACTAGCCTTCTAAATATCTCTAGTTCAACTGAAATATTCTGTTCAGTGAGTTTAATCCATTTTCTCATTGAGACATCAACAAGTTTATATCTAGTAGCTATTATGGAATATCATTAGtgaaaatactatttaatattattttgtacgATATTGATGAGTTAATTGAACTACGATTACTTGAACCGGTAGGCTTCAATCAGATcttacttttacttttttaaaagtGAATCTCTTTTCTTTTGTTGATTCAGTTATTGatcaattttatattgaaattacaCGAGTCACAGCGAGAAGATAATACACTATAGCGGGTAATTTTTTCATGTGAGACGGTAAGTAACCACATTAAGAGTGATAACTCCATTTGTATAGGTAGTTTCCTTTTAGTAGTCAAAGTATCAATTTTGCATAAGTCTATATTACATAACAtgaatcattattatataagaCAATATTAACATTATTTGGTGTACCAGCCAATATATCAAGAATGTACTTCTGTTGGTttatatcccgaaaatatttttaaaaaaatttaaaattggaaccaaacatgccttaggaTCGGCGTCCCTCAGTCCTGGGTTCGTTTTATCGGTCGCGTTGAAAAGTCCTCAGTCCTAGGTCAGAACTCCATCGATCCTAGCTTAGGATTCTTAATCGGGGTGCTAATAGTTTCTTTATACTTCATATGATCGATAtataccaaaacatgaacactgcatgtttatttggaccaattcagaccttaagatttttatttattttgaaaatgttaattttaatcaaaattattgggatggatcaaacatgatccaaataggttCTCAatatcattagaaacatgttcgGAAGCTTTCTAGACAGTTGTTCTTTAGTATTAGCTTAATAACATTAAacctgattttttttatttttccaaatttaaatttgggtttttctgtTTAAGATCGATTGATTCCAACCTTAATAGATAGATTGAAAATGATCTTAAGATCATTTTCCaaacaaaaaattcaataaCTAGACAATATACAAACATATGAAAACTGAAACTTAAATTTCcaatttcaaactaaaagaatgaattagagggtgattgaagTTTACCAAATATTGGAAAACACCTTTAGACCTTAGGAAAATGTTTGGGATGCATGGATCTGAGTTTTAAggccttatacaaaattttgaaaaatccaaaaagcTTGAACTTTATTGGCGAATTTCTGATTTTTTTGATTGAGGGCTGGAGAGTTGATCTATTGTTTTCGGAATGATCAatggaggctatttatagcctttcCAAGTCGGTTGATCAGCCAAGTACCGATATAGGTCATAATCACGATCCTAGATGTAGGGAAAATGATCACCatagtagggtgatcatttcacttttCGAATGGAGTCAAATCATCTAGAAACGCCTGAGTTtcatctttaaaaattaaagatcatTGTTGTTCTTATCTCCCAGCGTCGCGATGAAGATCAAGATCCCAAGAGAAACGACTTCGATTTGGGCAAAAACGCGGACGTGGAGTGTTCCGTCAACGTTCCATCAGCGCGCGAGCATTCCATCAGCGTTGGAGCGACATTTTGCTGATCCGCTGCTTTGTGCGCGCGTCTTCTTCTGCAGCAGCGGGCGACGCGGGCTGTTCttgggcgttggatgaaaattcagcgTTCATCTAAAAGTTGTAGTTTCGGCTGTAACAATCTTTCTGGATTTCGACTACACccgattacaaattttattttttatttaaaacttaaaatttatttaaaattgttttttctttcacaCTTCTgtcttatttttaaatctttaaaatacacaaaacatttaaaataaatatgacaaatattttgtcaattttattatttttacatatttttggttaaataaataatttatttagaataaaatggatacaacatttatcctaaattatatattttaattcttcaaGTTTTATcttaaatgtttaaattattcGAGTTATATCCCAAATTATATTTCTTCTAGTtatatcccaaattattttatttgattcttttggcattatctttaattaattagatttaattatcacaataattaatctaactaattgtttaattagattttgagaaatgattgagagaaagaatttgagggagggaatgacgtggcgcaatttgattagccaaaaaaataacaaaatttctctttctcctcaccttttatcatttttccaacctgatgtagtgacacatcattcactctcccattccctccctcaaattcccttctctatcactcctcttagaTTTTAACCTTaggagttaattattttaatattatttattcaaaaataatcaaaataattattttaaaattaataaactgctatataaatttttagtgtttacaataattaataaaagaaaattatcacctcttaaaaagttttaaaatttaaattaggtCATATGTGAACCCTGGTAAATGCATAATATCATATAATTTCAGTTTTGTAAAAAGACTAACATTACctatatgttttatattattagacGTCAATACCTATATATTTTAGGTTATTAGATGTTCCATGAAGTAAAAATAAAAGCAATATATTTATCATCTTAACATTATTCATCAAACTCAAATCAGAACAAATATGACCGGTAACACCATTGTCTATTATCCAACAAGTTTTTCTTTACTATTACTATGCACATTTATACtacaaacattaaaaaaaaatagattagaaGACATACCTTCATAATACTTTCCATATATTTTTCTTGTGTTTGCAGCCAATTTATGACATCTTTTCACAACATCAACAATTTCATTGTTACTGAATCTTTACAatagaaaaataagttattataggGGTTGCTTCATTGCTTTTTATCTTTTGATCTCGGTTTCATTTTCACCACTCTGAATAACCTGATTTTGAAGTATCTTTCTTGATCATGCCCTTCCATTCTACAATGTGTACAAAAACATGTTTGCTGTTGTTTCTCGCTTTATTATTAACTCGTATCCCTCTATTGTTCAAATAGATCCTGTAGTGTTGCAAATCCAAGtaaattatacaattaattaacttGGATTTGAAACAGTATGCTGGaacatcattttttatataaaattttgttattaagaTAATTTCTCTTAATATGGATTGAAATCTGATTAAAGATTATCATATATGACTTGATTTGATTGACTATTACTTTATGTTACCTTTTATAGATGATGTCGACTATACAAGCTAACAAATTCTTAATAACACAATTTCCCTATTACTCTAATTTTATACAGTAAAATCTAAAACAAATATAGAAACGAATGGTAATctaaagattgaaaaaaaacaaaccCACCCTTTGATGAATCTTCACTTCTAATCTTTTGAGTGTTTTGGCTACAATGTCCCTTGTTGGCTGCATGTAAGAGGATCACATGAGgataaacaatcaaacaaataaacaaacacaATGCATGCAACCACATGTTTACAGAAAggacataaaatattttaagaattttttattgACTAAAATAATAGGGTATGAGACTATTATGGTGACTGTACTTGGAAAATGAATTCTCCATCTTGAAGCTTTTGAACACCCCCAATCTTAACAAATTCTGTAACATTATCCTATACAAAACCAACTGCCTTAGTATATTCATTGCTATATCAATCAATGCATCATTAATTACAAAGAACCAAAGAACATTCCAGCAGAAAGAGCAtcttataatatttcaaataaagttATACCTCATTGTCTGCAAGACCATAAAGAGCAAATGCAGCATTATTCTGCAGAGATCCATTCTTTGAATCAAGAAGTTTTAGCAATGGAGCTATACCACCATTGTGTGCAATCACAGCTTGATTGTGGTTATCCTAAAAGCAAATATGCATTTCAGAGAATTGTGGAAATAGCACGTCTAGGACATTACTTAAAAAAGCAACAAAGTTATATCAACactttcttaaatatatatcttaattacaTAGGCAACaatcacttaaaaaaataactttgttggtcaaatagaaaaataaatacaaacaagCAATCAGCAGATTATCTCAATCTTCCTATAATTTCTGCTTCATCTTATTTCAGCTTCTGTCCATGCTAATTGTAATATATTGGAGAGCACAGCCAGCttaaatagcatactctttCTAGCTCACTAACTCAGGACATGTTTTGGCAGTCAATTCCctagttatttttcttttcttcaacAGAAAAATCAGCTTATATAGGAAGAAACACAGCTGACAAAACACCAAGAATGGAAAGCTAACAGAGTAGAATAAATGCCCAAATAAAAGTACCTGAGCCAGCCTTCCAAGAGCAAATGCCGCCATCTCCTTCAGTTGTGTGTCAGAAGACTGAAGCATCTCAATTAATGGTGGCACCGCACCTCTTTGCACAATGTGAACCTGAAGTATACAATTTACAAGATTAGGTGGCACATAAAATGCAATTATTGATTGCAAGGTTGAAGAATTTGCTCATTTCTTCACCTTGCAGTCAGAATCAGTAACAGCAAATTGTCCAAGTAGCAAAGCTGCTTCTCTTTGGCTCTCCGTGCAGCAGGAACTGCAAATCACAGTCAGTAATTTAACTACAAAATATATTGCAGGATCTTAAACAAAGTATTCAGTAGTATAATGCTTAAAACAACTTATTATAGCAAGTGAGCATTGAAGTCAAGTCAGTGGTCTAAACCTCAGCAATCCTATGACTGGTTGTAAAGCTCCAGCAAGTAGGACTTCTTTCTTTATCGAAGGTGAGGAATGCACCAAATTTCCAATGACACCAACCTaatgaaaataaacaaaaggGTGCAATGTAATCAATGACATGACACAACAAGAAAAACATGTAAATTCAAGTAAGAGGAATAAAACTAACCGCTTCATAGTGTATGGTGGGATCCTCTGATCGAAGCATTAGAACAAGAGTAGGCAGAGCATTACACTCCACTATCTGCAAGATACCAATGCTAAAATGTTATGCTTGTGATGAAAATGATTCCATGAATGGATAAGATCTCAGGTAACACCAACTAACCTGATTTTTATTCTCGTCATTTTTGAATGCGAGAGTGCGCAGTGTCCCAGCAGCAGCTCTCTGGACCTTCAAATCAACGTACTCTAATAATTCAACAAGGGGAGGAATCCCACCTTCCGTTCTGTATTTGTGGTACAGATGTTACAATATATTCTACTTAGCTCACAAATGGGAAACAAGGATCCTTTACAAACCTAACACGTGTTTTAATGCAGCTATTTTCATGAGCAAGATTGGTGATAGCATCAGCTGCTCTCCTCATGACACCAACAACAGCTCTAGAGTTTTGACCATCCTTATGTCTCTTCAATAGATTCACTAGATGGGGAAGTGCTCCAGCATCTACTATGAGTCGCTGATGTTCTGGCTGTtagtaaaaaagaaacaaatcaGGTGTAATTAAGAAGGAATGTCAATACTCTTGACATTTTGAGTAAATCCTTTCCTTATTTTGATATTCCGCTCATACGACGAGGATTATaaaaatttctttagaagtatTAATTAGTATTTGGACATCCAAGAGTTGCAGCAATGTGAGAATCGTTTCGTAGAATGTTGAGCTTTTGAGAGTAAATATTGAGAGTAGAGAGTGATAATATTATTCACATACGACTTATAGTTTACATAAGATGTATCTTAGTGTGATATATAAAACACATTGAGTGTAAATAAAAGAAGGAGTGACAGCAAGTAATGTGTAGAGTATAAACAAAGTAATTTTGAGTGCAAATAAATTGCATCAAATCCAAAGAAGATGGAGGGATAATTCTACACTTCCCCTCAAGTTGGGTAATAGATGTTGAGAGTGCCTAATTTTTCACATAGTTCCTCAAAATTCGACTTGAGAAGAGCTTTGATGAGTATGTCAGCCACCTCAGTGCGTGATGTAAGGAAAATGAGTGTAATAAACCCTTTATTGATGTACTCAGAAATAAAGTGACGATCAATTTCAATGTGTTTGGTTCTATCATGATGAACCGGATTCTTTGCAATACTGATTGCAACTTGATTGTCACACATCATTTGAATAGGTCCATAAGGAGGCAATCCTAACTCTTCAAGGATATGACGTATCCAAATTCCTTCACAAATTTCGAGTGCAAGAGAACGATACTCAGCTTCGGCACTGCTCCGAGCGACAACATATTGTTTCTTGCTTCTCAATGTGATGAGGTTGCCCCATACAAATGAACAATATCCAGAGATGAATTTTATCTCAGTGATGTCCCCGGCCCAATCATAATCGGTGAACACACGAATTGATTTGTCGTTTTTATTTGTGAATAGAGGGTCTTTTCCCGAAAAACCTTTTAGATACCTTAAGATCCTGAAAACTTCGTTCATATGATATTCGGAAGGCCAATTCATGAATTGGCAAACAACACTTACTATAAAGCCAATGTCGGGACAAGTGTGAGATAAGTATAGGAGTCGTCCCACGAGTCGCTGGTATTTACCTTTGTCGGTTGGAGTATCGTTGTTGTTATTTCCATGTTTGTGGACTGAATCCATGAAGATGTCGGCTGACTTACATCCAAGCATGTCGGTTTCCTTTAAAAGGTCTATGGTATACTTTCTTTTAGATAAGAAGATCCTCTTCTTTGATAGGGCAAGTTCTATTCCTAGAAAAAATTTGAGGGATCCGAGATCTTTGGTGTTGAATCGGCTACTAATGAACTCTTCCAAATTTTGAATCTTTTTTTCATCGTCCTAGTTATAATGATGTTATCAACGTAGACACTGAGGACTGTGGTCTTTTTATTCAGAGCAATCTTAACAAACATAATGTGGTCGGCTTGGCATTAAGAGAAGCCATTATCGATGATGGAGATTGATAATTTTTCGAACCATGC from Impatiens glandulifera chromosome 5, dImpGla2.1, whole genome shotgun sequence includes:
- the LOC124937799 gene encoding ARM REPEAT PROTEIN INTERACTING WITH ABF2-like — encoded protein: MENQKRQEQPISSARKSPKRKQEEDYDVDSKIASLSHHDSQEDFVREVIAQAQILRTTFTSLEANRASAKHAIHILSEFAKNEEFVNTIVDCGAVPALVTHLQAPPPLNDVDTGLRFYEHEVEKGSAFTLGLLAVKPEHQRLIVDAGALPHLVNLLKRHKDGQNSRAVVGVMRRAADAITNLAHENSCIKTRVRTEGGIPPLVELLEYVDLKVQRAAAGTLRTLAFKNDENKNQIVECNALPTLVLMLRSEDPTIHYEAVGVIGNLVHSSPSIKKEVLLAGALQPVIGLLSSCCTESQREAALLLGQFAVTDSDCKVHIVQRGAVPPLIEMLQSSDTQLKEMAAFALGRLAQVLLFGHLFYSDNHNQAVIAHNGGIAPLLKLLDSKNGSLQNNAAFALYGLADNEDNVTEFVKIGGVQKLQDGEFIFQVQSP